TGCAAAAAGTACACCACCTTGCGAAGGAAAAAACAGCATAACCTTATTTACTTCATATGAGTTACCTGGCTGTACGATCCCGTTGATATAAAGATTGTAGAAACTCGTAAGTCCTATTCCTGCAAATTCGGATACGATACCACCCTCATCATTCGCGAATTCCACGGCCGGAATCGTAACCGAGTCCAATAAATTCAGATCGGTGTCTGGAAAATAGAAGTAACGGTTTACCGTAGGAATGATCTCAATTCCGGGTACACTGCCCGGCGGACCTTGCTCACCTGGGGGACCCGTTGGTCCTTGTACTCCGGGAATTCCTGGGAAACCCTGCTCGCCTTGGGAGCCAGCGGGACCCTGCGCTCCGGGCAGACCCGGTTCGCCTTGCTCACCCTGCGGGCCGACAGGACCCTGCGCTCCGGCAAGACCCGGTTCGCCTGGATCGCCGCGAAGGCCAGCAGGGCCTTGCGCTCCAAGTTGGCCCGGCTGCCCAGGCACACCGTGGGGACCGACAGGGCCTTGGGGGCCTTGGGCACCTTGC
Above is a window of Paenibacillus sp. E222 DNA encoding:
- a CDS encoding DUF4183 domain-containing protein, encoding MTRKPCRKKRRYLRPKRPIRQLKVVCGKKIIALPRGIGIDPACRESRPRLAPVRQHETQTVGPHGTQGLVGEQGAQGPQGPVGPHGVPGQPGQLGAQGPAGLRGDPGEPGLAGAQGPVGPQGEQGEPGLPGAQGPAGSQGEQGFPGIPGVQGPTGPPGEQGPPGSVPGIEIIPTVNRYFYFPDTDLNLLDSVTIPAVEFANDEGGIVSEFAGIGLTSFYNLYINGIVQPGNSYEVNKVMLFFPSQGGVLFAETPIILETIQLTVNIING